The nucleotide sequence TGTGTTGGGTGAGAAGAACTACCACGACGTGAAGTTGGAGGACGTGGCCAAACGGGCCGGCATCGCCAAGGGTACGCTTTATCTTTATTTTCGCGATAAAGAGCGGTTGATGGCGGCCGTCCTGAACGACATTGTGGACCGGCTTGAGGCTTGCCTTGCGCTGATCAAGCCGAGCGGCAACGCGCTCGATCGATTGCGCGCCATTATTGAACAGGAACTTATTCATTTCGTCGAAAACAAAGATTTCATCGCTCAACTCTCGGCTACAAAATTGAATTTCTGTGGGGCGGCGGCGGGCCGGGATTTGAAAGACCGGTTTGGCCAGCACATAAAATTGTTGTGCTCCCATCTCGAAGCCTGCATGAAGGAAGGAAGCCTGCGCCGCCATGACACTCGCCAAGGGGCTCTTTATCTCGTGTCCCTCATCCGCATGTTCGCCATTTATGAAATTCATGAGAAATCCCAGAAACCAATTCCCGGCCATGTGGACGACTTAATGGCGTTTTTGTTGAACGGCCTCGGGAAAAAAGGCAGGGCGCATGCATAAACGCGTATTTTTCTCGATGGCTATTTTAATTCCCGCTTTGGCGGGATTCGTTTGCGCTGAAACCGAAGCTCCGACGCGATTGACTCTCGATGATGCTGTCCGTATCGCTTACGAGAACAATCTTGACATTGAACTGGCGGAATTGAGCGTTCGGGCTCTACAAAGTCGCTACAGGGAGATTCTCGGCACCGGGATTCCGGATATTACGCTGTCAGGAAGTTACACGAACAATTTCAACCGTCCGGTTGCGTTTTTCTCTGGAGAGAAGATTGAGGTGGGGCAATGGAAGGCTTTTGAGGCATCAGCCGAACTTGAGCAAGTCGTTTTTTCTGGAGGACGGTTTACAGCGGGACGTCGCTCAACGAAGGCCAGTCTTGAAGCGGGAAAAATGGACCTAAGAGCGACCAGGGAAGAAGTGGAACTCGCGGTCAAAAGGCTTTTTTACTCTGTTCTCCTTGCGAGTGAGACAGTTGTGATCCAACAAGACAATCTGCGATCCACGCAGGCGCATTTGGATGCCGTCACGGAGCGGTATAAGCAAGGTTTGGACAGCGACTTGATCGTCATGCGGCAGGACGTGGAAGTGGCAAACGCCAAGACCGCGCTCATCCAAGCGAAAAATCTCTACGAGATATCCCAGGTCAATTTCCTCGATTTACTTTATCTGGACGTGGACAAACCTGTCTCCCTTGTTGGGTCGCTTGATATGAAAGATGTGCCTGTGTTGACCTACGAGAAAATGGTGCAACAGGCGTTTGAGTCTCGGCCGGAGATTTTATCAGCCCGAAAGCAAACGGAAGCGGCATTGAGTTTCTCAAATGTCGTCAGAGGCGACATGTTGCCGGAGTTATCGCTCTTTGCAAATTCCCGATGGTTGGCCCAGTCCAACGATTTCACTATTGATAGTAATGAACAAGCGACCACGTCCAGTGGCGGATTGCGATTGAAATATCCGATTTTTACCGGCGGCGAGAATTGGCAGAAATACCAACAAGCCAAAATCGGACATGAAAAAGCCGTTCAACAAGAAGAAAAAATAAAGAGATCCGTGCGAACCGAGGTCAAGCAGAATTGGCTGGCTCTCCATGAGGCGGAGGATAGGGCAGCTGCTCAAGAAGCGGCCATCCAGCAATCCGAACGGGCGCTGGATGTTACTGAAGTCCGGTACCGGGCCGGTCAATCGAGCCAATTGGAACTGAACGACGCCACTTTTTCTGTGAACCGAACCCGCCTTGGTTATGTGCAGGCGCTGCACGATTATTGGCTAAGCCTGGCGCGTTTGGATAGAGCGGTCGGAGCTCCGATCAAAGAGGGAACGAAATGAAAAAAATAGACGGATTTTTAATTTCACTGGGAGTGCTGGCCATTCTCTTTGGAGGCTGCAAAAAGAAAGAGAGCGATCAAAAGAGATTGGAATCATTCCCCGTCCGGGTTACGACGGTGGAATTGCGGTCTTTGGAGGATAACCTCGTTCTGGTGGGATCTCTCAAAGCCAAAGCCGAGGCCACATTGTATTCGCGGGTTCCCGGAAAACTATTGAGGAATTTAGTTAAGGAAGGAGACGCCATTCAGAAAGGGCAGGCCGTCGCGTTGGTTGAACGGGATGAAGTTGGCGTCAAATTTGTACCGGCCCCCGTGCCTTCCACGTTGAGTGGGGTTGTCGGACGGGTTTATCTCGATTCCGGCTCGGACGTCTTGCTCAATACCCCGATCGCTCTGGTTGCGGATCAATCGGCAATGATCGCTCAGGCCGATGTCCCGGAGCGATACGCGCCCAAGATTCGGTCCGGCCAAGAGGTTCGGATTCAAGTGGAAGCGTTTTCGGGCAAAACGTTTAAAGGACGCGTTTCGCGGGCTAGTCCTGTCGTCGACGCGATGACACGGAGCGCTTTCGTCGAGGTATCGATTGAGGATCCTTCAAAACTGCTTCGTTCGGGCATGTTTGCCAACCTAACTATCGTGATGTCGGCAAAGAAGGATGTTCTTGCCGTTCCGTTGGAGGCGGTGGTGGAAGGGACAAGTCCCTCCGTATTTGTCGTGAGTGACGGCAAGGCCAATCAGCGCGACATTGAGACCGGTCTTAAAACCGACAAATTCATCGAAGTGAAATCTGGGCTATCCAAAGGAGATCAAGTGGTGACGTTCGGACTTTTTGGACTCAAGGACGGCAGCGCGGTCGAACTGTTGGATAACGGCGCGGAGGAAAACGCCCGATGATGCTCGCAGACGTCAGCATCAAGAGGCCTGTTTTCGCGACGATGATGGTCGCCGCCCTCACGGTGCTCGGATTGTTCTCTTACAGCCGGCTGGGCGTGGATCTTTTTCCCAATATCGACCTCTCCATCGTCACCGTCACCACAACGCTGCGCGGAGCCAGCCCGGAAGAAATTGAAACATCAATCACAAAGGTGGTTGAGGAAGGGGTCAACACCATTTCCGGCATCGATGAATTGAGATCCACCAGTTACGAAGGATTAAGCCAGGTGATCGTCACGTTCGTCCTGGAAAAGGATGCGGACGTGGGCGCTCAAGAAGTTCGGGACGCGGTCGGACGGGTTCTTGCCGAATTTCCGCAAGGGACGGATCCCCCTATTATCCAAAAATTCGATCCCGGCGCTTCTCCCGTCATGTCGGTTGCGGTCAGCGGAAACCAACCTCTCAGGGAGATCACGGAGATTGCGAAGAAAAAAATAAAGGAGCCTCTCGAAACGATCCGGGGCGTTGGAAAGATCACCATGGTAGGCGGGCGCGAGCGCGAGGTTCACGTGATCGTGGATCCGTCGAAGCTGGCATCTTATCACTTGCCGATAAAACAAGTGAAGGAATCTTTGGAGCAGCAAAACATTGAAGTCCCTGGCGGACGCGTGGATCAAGACCGTAAAGAATTGGGGCTTCGGACCATGGGGCGGATTGAGCGGCCGGAAGATTTCGGGAAAGTTGTAATCGCCAATGTGAATGGTGTTCCCATCCGCGTCCGCGACATCGGCAAGGTTGAGGACACCGAACAGGAACCCCGCACGCTGGCCCGGTTGGACGGCCGGTCGACCGTCTCCTTGGTTGTTCAAAAACAGTCCGGAACGAACACGGTCGAGGTTATTCAAAAGGTGACGGAAAATCTGGCCGATCTTCAAAAGTCACTACCACCGGGGATCGAGGCCCGGGTGGTGCGAGACCAATCTGGATTCATTCTTTCGTCCGTTCACACTGTTCAAGAACATCTTGTTCTTGGCGCTATTCTCGCCAGCTTGGCGGTTCTGTTTTTTATGGGGAATTTCCGCAGCACGCTGATAGCGTCCGTGGCGATTCCGACCTCTCTCATCGCCACGTTTATATTGATGGACTACGCGGGGTTCACTTTGGACAACATGACCCTTTTGGCGCTGGCTCTGTCTGTGGGTGTCGTGATTGACGACGCCATTGTCGTCTTGGAAAACATTTTTAGGCATATGGAAGAGGATGGAGCACCGGCGATGAGGGCCGCGTCTGAAGCAACGCGAGAAATCGGCATGGCTGTCATGGCCACGACTCTCTCTCTGGTTATTATCTTTCTTCCTCTTGCTTACATGCCTGGGATTGTGGGTCGTTTCCTCAAAAGTTACGGACTCACCGTCGCCTTTGCCATCATGGTCAGCCTTTTCATCGCGTTTACCCTTACGCCCATGCTGTGTTCGCGTTTTCTCAAGATTCAGCATGGCCCGAAAAACCGGCTTCAAAAAGCGGTGGACCGATGGAATGACGTTTTGAAAGAGCATTATGGGCGAATGGTTCAGTGGTCGATGGCGCACCGGTGGATCATCGTCACCTCTGCCGCGATTACCATCTTGTCGACGGGCGTATTAATCCGGTTTGTCGGAAAGGACTTTTTGCCACCGGACGACGCCAGCGAATTCCAAGTCACAGTTAAAACGCCGGAAGGGACCTCGCTCAAAGCAACCGATGAGATCCTTCAGCAAATTGAAAGCGAAGTCCAGCGTTTGCCGGGTATCCAAAGCTTGCTCACGTCTATCGGCGAGGGAGAAGGATCTGGGGTGAACGACGGATTAATCTATGTTCGTCTCAAGGATCTTTCCGAGCGGGATCAAGACCAGTTTGAAATTATGGCGATGGCGAGGAAAGCCCTTTCGAAGTATTCAGGGCTTCGAATCGGAGTCTCTCCGATCAGCGCGATATCCGGTGGTGGATTCAAGTCGACGGACTTCAATTATGTGTTGGCTGGACCTGACCTGGAGAAACTTCAGCAGTATTCCGCAGAACTTGTGAAGGGACTGAAAGCCGTGCCCGGTATCGTCGATGTGGATACGAGCTTGGTGTTTGCCAAACCGGAAATCAATGTCCGCATCAACCGGGACCGCGCGCAAGATCTTGGGGTGAAAATTGAGGACATCGCCAACTCTCTCCGGACGATGGTTGGAGGAGAAGAAGACATCACCAAGTATAAGGAAGGGGACGACCTTTATCAGGTGCGTCTCCGGGTGGATAAAAATTATCGGAACAATGCCGCCGTCGTTGCAGGCCTTTTCGTCCCCTCGTCCAAAGTTGGGCTCGTCCGGCTCGACAATGTGGCGACGTTAATTGAGCGGGAAGGACCTTCTCAAATCGACCGCATCAACCGTCAGCGCCAGGTGACCATCTCCGCCAACCTGCAGGGCGTTCCCATCGGAACGGCCATAGAGAAAACCAATCAGATTGTTAAGAACTTGAAACTGCCGCCTGAATACACCAGCGGTCTTCAAGGAAAAGCGAAGGAATTCGGAAAGATGATCCGAGGATTTCTCGTGGCGTTTGTTCTTTCCTTTATCTTCATGTATATGGTGCTGGCTTCTCAATTCGAAAGTTTTCTCCATCCCATCACCATCATGCTGTCTCTTCCGTTGTCGATTCCGTTTGCCTTACTTTCTCTTCTGGTGAT is from Elusimicrobiota bacterium and encodes:
- the betI_2 gene encoding HTH-type transcriptional regulator BetI; translation: MSRIKPADRKQKILDATRHVLGEKNYHDVKLEDVAKRAGIAKGTLYLYFRDKERLMAAVLNDIVDRLEACLALIKPSGNALDRLRAIIEQELIHFVENKDFIAQLSATKLNFCGAAAGRDLKDRFGQHIKLLCSHLEACMKEGSLRRHDTRQGALYLVSLIRMFAIYEIHEKSQKPIPGHVDDLMAFLLNGLGKKGRAHA
- the oprM gene encoding Outer membrane protein OprM, with the protein product MHKRVFFSMAILIPALAGFVCAETEAPTRLTLDDAVRIAYENNLDIELAELSVRALQSRYREILGTGIPDITLSGSYTNNFNRPVAFFSGEKIEVGQWKAFEASAELEQVVFSGGRFTAGRRSTKASLEAGKMDLRATREEVELAVKRLFYSVLLASETVVIQQDNLRSTQAHLDAVTERYKQGLDSDLIVMRQDVEVANAKTALIQAKNLYEISQVNFLDLLYLDVDKPVSLVGSLDMKDVPVLTYEKMVQQAFESRPEILSARKQTEAALSFSNVVRGDMLPELSLFANSRWLAQSNDFTIDSNEQATTSSGGLRLKYPIFTGGENWQKYQQAKIGHEKAVQQEEKIKRSVRTEVKQNWLALHEAEDRAAAQEAAIQQSERALDVTEVRYRAGQSSQLELNDATFSVNRTRLGYVQALHDYWLSLARLDRAVGAPIKEGTK
- the mdtA_7 gene encoding Multidrug resistance protein MdtA, whose protein sequence is MKKIDGFLISLGVLAILFGGCKKKESDQKRLESFPVRVTTVELRSLEDNLVLVGSLKAKAEATLYSRVPGKLLRNLVKEGDAIQKGQAVALVERDEVGVKFVPAPVPSTLSGVVGRVYLDSGSDVLLNTPIALVADQSAMIAQADVPERYAPKIRSGQEVRIQVEAFSGKTFKGRVSRASPVVDAMTRSAFVEVSIEDPSKLLRSGMFANLTIVMSAKKDVLAVPLEAVVEGTSPSVFVVSDGKANQRDIETGLKTDKFIEVKSGLSKGDQVVTFGLFGLKDGSAVELLDNGAEENAR
- the mdtB_2 gene encoding Multidrug resistance protein MdtB, whose amino-acid sequence is MMLADVSIKRPVFATMMVAALTVLGLFSYSRLGVDLFPNIDLSIVTVTTTLRGASPEEIETSITKVVEEGVNTISGIDELRSTSYEGLSQVIVTFVLEKDADVGAQEVRDAVGRVLAEFPQGTDPPIIQKFDPGASPVMSVAVSGNQPLREITEIAKKKIKEPLETIRGVGKITMVGGREREVHVIVDPSKLASYHLPIKQVKESLEQQNIEVPGGRVDQDRKELGLRTMGRIERPEDFGKVVIANVNGVPIRVRDIGKVEDTEQEPRTLARLDGRSTVSLVVQKQSGTNTVEVIQKVTENLADLQKSLPPGIEARVVRDQSGFILSSVHTVQEHLVLGAILASLAVLFFMGNFRSTLIASVAIPTSLIATFILMDYAGFTLDNMTLLALALSVGVVIDDAIVVLENIFRHMEEDGAPAMRAASEATREIGMAVMATTLSLVIIFLPLAYMPGIVGRFLKSYGLTVAFAIMVSLFIAFTLTPMLCSRFLKIQHGPKNRLQKAVDRWNDVLKEHYGRMVQWSMAHRWIIVTSAAITILSTGVLIRFVGKDFLPPDDASEFQVTVKTPEGTSLKATDEILQQIESEVQRLPGIQSLLTSIGEGEGSGVNDGLIYVRLKDLSERDQDQFEIMAMARKALSKYSGLRIGVSPISAISGGGFKSTDFNYVLAGPDLEKLQQYSAELVKGLKAVPGIVDVDTSLVFAKPEINVRINRDRAQDLGVKIEDIANSLRTMVGGEEDITKYKEGDDLYQVRLRVDKNYRNNAAVVAGLFVPSSKVGLVRLDNVATLIEREGPSQIDRINRQRQVTISANLQGVPIGTAIEKTNQIVKNLKLPPEYTSGLQGKAKEFGKMIRGFLVAFVLSFIFMYMVLASQFESFLHPITIMLSLPLSIPFALLSLLVMGQSLTIFSIMGIFMLFGIVKKNAILQVDYTNTLRERGMPRDQAILEANKTRLRPILMTTVVLVAAMIPVAIGKGPGSANRATMAVVIVGGQTLCLLITLLITPVAYAMFDDLTQWFNTRFAKTAPDKKEA